Proteins encoded by one window of Streptacidiphilus sp. PB12-B1b:
- a CDS encoding thioredoxin domain-containing protein, producing MVAVHRAQVVRVAVAVVALAAAVGGESSVGRALAEGGVQRAAFTAPASGPLAAPGPAADVDAWESPVADVPQRAALLGLPAVLSADGSAVEVGYRDAPAVLTLFEDFRCSTTQGFESAQGRTLADLAAAHRVLIRYVLESSLDERLPGPGAQLATNAARAALAHGRFPLYHALLFANQPPEDVDGFTEGRLLELASAVPGLRSAAFDSEVHRLWYRQWVVRAQQAYDRAGVHFGTPSMLLDGREVDLGARPQLLTDPAALQSLVRSAAERG from the coding sequence GTGGTCGCAGTGCACCGTGCCCAGGTGGTCCGCGTCGCCGTCGCCGTCGTGGCGCTCGCCGCCGCCGTGGGCGGTGAGTCCAGCGTCGGCCGCGCCCTCGCCGAGGGCGGCGTCCAGCGGGCCGCCTTCACCGCCCCGGCCTCCGGCCCGCTCGCCGCGCCCGGCCCGGCCGCCGACGTCGACGCCTGGGAGAGCCCGGTCGCGGACGTGCCGCAGCGGGCCGCCCTGCTCGGCCTGCCCGCCGTGCTCAGCGCCGACGGATCCGCCGTCGAGGTCGGCTACCGCGACGCCCCGGCCGTGCTGACGCTGTTCGAGGACTTCCGCTGCAGCACCACCCAGGGCTTCGAGAGCGCCCAGGGCCGGACCCTGGCCGATCTGGCCGCCGCCCACCGGGTGCTGATCCGCTACGTGCTGGAGTCCTCGCTGGACGAGCGGCTCCCCGGCCCCGGCGCCCAGCTGGCCACCAACGCCGCCCGCGCCGCCCTGGCCCACGGCCGGTTCCCGCTCTACCACGCGCTGCTCTTCGCCAACCAGCCGCCGGAGGACGTCGACGGCTTCACCGAGGGGCGGCTGCTCGAACTGGCCTCGGCCGTGCCCGGGTTGCGCTCCGCCGCCTTCGACAGCGAGGTGCACCGGCTGTGGTACCGGCAGTGGGTCGTCCGGGCGCAACAGGCGTACGACCGGGCGGGCGTGCACTTCGGCACCCCCTCGATGCTGCTGGACGGCCGGGAGGTCGACCTGGGCGCGCGACCGCAGCTGCTCACCGACCCCGCGGCGCTACAGTCGTTGGTCCGCAGTGCCGCAGAGCGGGGCTGA
- a CDS encoding MauE/DoxX family redox-associated membrane protein: MRPTEGGPLARTLTPQVRDWIGTAVRLGLAVVWAWAGLAKVTDPETAAQAVRAYRILPESLVKPFGYGLPFLEIAVALLLLVGLGTRIAAFVSGVLLLVYISSIASVWARGIAIDCGCFGGGGAVAASKTEYLQEILRDTGFLLLTAWLLWRPASKLSLDRWLAAD, translated from the coding sequence GTGCGGCCAACCGAGGGCGGGCCGCTCGCCCGGACGCTGACGCCGCAGGTGCGCGACTGGATCGGCACCGCCGTCCGGCTCGGCCTGGCCGTGGTCTGGGCCTGGGCCGGGCTGGCCAAGGTGACCGACCCGGAGACCGCCGCCCAGGCCGTCCGGGCCTACCGCATCCTGCCGGAGTCGCTGGTGAAGCCCTTCGGCTACGGGCTGCCGTTCCTGGAGATCGCGGTGGCGCTGCTGCTGCTGGTCGGCCTCGGCACCCGGATCGCCGCCTTCGTCTCCGGCGTGCTGCTGCTGGTCTACATCTCCAGCATCGCCTCGGTGTGGGCGCGCGGCATCGCCATCGACTGCGGCTGCTTCGGCGGCGGCGGCGCGGTGGCCGCGTCCAAGACCGAGTACCTCCAGGAGATCCTGCGGGACACAGGCTTCCTCCTGCTCACGGCCTGGCTGCTGTGGCGGCCCGCCAGCAAGTTGTCGCTCGACAGGTGGCTCGCCGCCGACTGA
- a CDS encoding thioredoxin domain-containing protein, with translation MSTMSQKNGEAKRSARERMQEERAARQAREKRLRKLGVIGAAVVVLVVAVVVGILVMSSNSSSYTASQAPAGTTGGNNLVVPVGAVNAPSTLTIYEDPRCPACGEFEKAFHTTVNQLLGAGKVQIHYHVVSFIDRHDQGNGSKNAANALGCAQNVGRFHPYHDVLYANQPDETVDAWADRSKLITLAKQVPGLDTPAFESCVDHNSYGPWVTAVETDFDKSGFTSTPTILLNGTSAYPSYNGTGLTPQTLVTMVDAANKGKPLGTLTPAGASALASPTAAGSTG, from the coding sequence ATGAGCACAATGAGTCAGAAGAACGGCGAAGCCAAGCGCAGCGCGCGTGAACGGATGCAGGAGGAGCGGGCCGCCCGGCAGGCCAGAGAGAAGCGGCTGAGAAAGCTCGGCGTCATCGGCGCGGCAGTCGTGGTGCTGGTGGTGGCGGTGGTCGTCGGGATCCTGGTGATGAGCAGCAACTCCAGCTCCTACACCGCCTCGCAGGCTCCGGCGGGCACGACCGGCGGCAACAACCTGGTGGTCCCGGTCGGCGCGGTCAACGCCCCCTCGACGCTGACCATCTACGAGGACCCCCGCTGCCCCGCCTGCGGCGAGTTCGAGAAGGCGTTCCACACCACGGTGAACCAGCTGCTGGGCGCGGGCAAGGTGCAGATCCACTACCACGTGGTGTCCTTCATCGACCGGCACGACCAGGGCAACGGCTCCAAGAACGCCGCCAACGCGCTGGGTTGCGCGCAGAACGTCGGCCGGTTCCACCCGTACCACGACGTGCTCTACGCCAACCAGCCGGACGAGACCGTGGACGCCTGGGCCGACCGGTCCAAGCTGATCACCCTGGCCAAGCAGGTGCCCGGCCTGGACACCCCGGCCTTCGAGTCCTGCGTCGACCACAACAGCTACGGCCCCTGGGTGACGGCGGTGGAGACCGACTTCGACAAGTCCGGCTTCACCTCCACGCCCACGATCCTGCTCAACGGCACCTCCGCGTACCCGAGTTACAACGGCACCGGGCTGACCCCGCAGACCCTGGTGACCATGGTGGACGCCGCGAACAAGGGCAAGCCGCTGGGCACGCTGACCCCTGCCGGCGCCTCCGCGCTGGCCTCGCCCACCGCCGCCGGAAGCACCGGCTGA